GGGTTGTTCACATACTGCGTACCGTCCGTGGTGGCCAGTACGCGTTCGTACTGCGCAGCCAGCGCTTGCAGCGTATCCAGATCAGTCCCCTCCACCCGCATCGCGATGGGGGCGTCAATGGGCGGACCGTTCTCGAATTCCTTCAGCTCAATGCGCGCCCCCGGATACTCGGCCAACCGCAGGCGAAGCGAATCGAGCATGCGCGGTGTTTTCACATTGTCATACGCCTTGATGAGCACCAGCAGCTGTGCGCGATTCGACGCCTCCGAGCGCTGAAACACGTTGTAGTACATGGCGGGATTGTCCTTCCCCACGTTGGCGAAGATGCTCTTGGTGCTGGGATGCGAACCAATCACCTGCTCCGCGTAGCGCGCCGCCCGATCGGTTTCGGCCAGCGAGGTGCCATTGGGCGTTTCGATGTCCACGTGGTACTGTGGCGTCCCCGCCTTGGGAAACAGCGAGAACCCCACCGCCGGGATCAGCGCCATTGAACCAACCACCAGCAGCGCCGACAACAACAGCGTACGGCGTGGTGCGGCCAATGCCCGATGCAACAACGGCGCGTACGTGCGACGAATGCCGCCGTCCAACCACTGCAGCACGCGATTCCCTTCTGCCGTCTCGTGTCGTGGCATCATCCGGCTGGCCAGCCATGGGATAATGGTGAGCGACACCAGCAGCGAGGCCAGCACGGCATACACCACGGCAATCGGCAGCGAGCGGATGTACTTGCCCGACAGCCCCGGCAGGAACAACAGCGGCACAAAGGCAAAGATGAGCGTCGCCGTGGCACCCAGCACAGCCACGCCAATCTGCTTCGTACCCTCAATGGCCGCCTCGGCGCGTGACATACCGCTGCGCAGGAAGCGACTGATGTTCTCCACCACTACAATGGAGTCATCCACCAGCAGCCCCAGCGCAATCACGAAACCCACGATGGTGAGCTGATTGAGACTGTAGCCGGTGGCGTTCAGCATCACGATGGCCAATGACAGCGACAGCGGAATGGAGATCATCACGATCAGCGATGCACGCGTGCCCAAGGGCAGCAATGTGATCAATACCAACGCCAGCGCGATCCCGAAGTCCTTGGCCAACTGCCCCAGCCTGGCCTCCACGTTGCGCGTCTGGTCAAAGCCGCGCGCCAGCGTCACGCCCTTGGGCAACTGGCGCTCCAACACATCCAGCTCCCGCCACACGGCGTCGCGCACCGCCACCACGTTGCGTCCGCCCTGCACCGCCACGGTGACGAACATCGCGCGCTGCCCGTTGTATCGTCCAATGTGCACGGCCTCGCCATCGGCCCATCGCACGGTGGCCACGTCCTCGATGCGGATCACAGCGCCGGCCGCACCGCCAATGACGGTGCGTTGCACGTCATCCGCACTCCGGTAGCGTCCCGGCGTTGCAATATTGTAGCGCCGTGTGCCGACATCGACCGACCCACCGGGAATCTGCAGATTGTCGCTCCCCAGCGCATTCAGTATCTGCGCCGTCGTGGGGCCCAGCGTGGCCATTCGCCCCAGATCCAGCGTGACCTGCATTTCGCGCGGCGGCACGGCTACGCGCTTCACCGTCTTCACACCATCGATGCGCGCCAAGCCGTCCTCGAACCGTTTGGCCAGGTCGTCCAGTTGGGCGAACGGCATCGCGGGGGCCACCAGCGCCAGTTGCAGCACAGCCAGGTCGGAGTTCTCGTTGCGGATGACGTCCAGCCGCTGCAACGACGCCGGCAGGTCGGGGCGCACACTGTTCACCTCGCGCAACACCTGATCGTACTTGCGGTCGGCATCCACGTCTGACTCGAACTCCACATTCACGATACTCAGTCCATCGGCGCTGGTGGACTTGATCTCTTTCACGTCAGTCAGCGCGTTCAACCGTTTTTCGAGTGGCTCGGTGACCAGTTGCTCCATGTCCTCCGGTGACGCGCCGGGATACACGGCCACTGCGGTGAAGATCGGCACCGGGAACGCCGGGTCTTCCGCGCGCGGGATGGACATCCAGTTGGACACCCCGAGCGCCGTGAACATCAGAAACAGCAACACGGTGAACTGCCAACGTTTCACCGCAAAGGTGACCAGCCCGTTCAGCATGTTCATGGCTTGCTGCCTGATGGTGTCGACTTGTCGCTGCCGGGCAGGGACGCAATGCG
This sequence is a window from Gemmatimonadaceae bacterium. Protein-coding genes within it:
- a CDS encoding efflux RND transporter permease subunit; amino-acid sequence: MNMLNGLVTFAVKRWQFTVLLFLMFTALGVSNWMSIPRAEDPAFPVPIFTAVAVYPGASPEDMEQLVTEPLEKRLNALTDVKEIKSTSADGLSIVNVEFESDVDADRKYDQVLREVNSVRPDLPASLQRLDVIRNENSDLAVLQLALVAPAMPFAQLDDLAKRFEDGLARIDGVKTVKRVAVPPREMQVTLDLGRMATLGPTTAQILNALGSDNLQIPGGSVDVGTRRYNIATPGRYRSADDVQRTVIGGAAGAVIRIEDVATVRWADGEAVHIGRYNGQRAMFVTVAVQGGRNVVAVRDAVWRELDVLERQLPKGVTLARGFDQTRNVEARLGQLAKDFGIALALVLITLLPLGTRASLIVMISIPLSLSLAIVMLNATGYSLNQLTIVGFVIALGLLVDDSIVVVENISRFLRSGMSRAEAAIEGTKQIGVAVLGATATLIFAFVPLLFLPGLSGKYIRSLPIAVVYAVLASLLVSLTIIPWLASRMMPRHETAEGNRVLQWLDGGIRRTYAPLLHRALAAPRRTLLLSALLVVGSMALIPAVGFSLFPKAGTPQYHVDIETPNGTSLAETDRAARYAEQVIGSHPSTKSIFANVGKDNPAMYYNVFQRSEASNRAQLLVLIKAYDNVKTPRMLDSLRLRLAEYPGARIELKEFENGPPIDAPIAMRVEGTDLDTLQALAAQYERVLATTDGTQYVNNPVRLNRSDLRLFVDKQKAGLLGVPSAEVERTLRLGIAGLEAGKIRSESGEEYALVVRIAHNGRPAPEALERIQVSSVSGAMVPLSQISRTAFNASPTVINHHDRQRAVTVTSYVKSGYNTDAVTKTVLSRLDSIALPAGYALRPAGEIESRQESFGGVGGAIIVTVFAILAILVLEFRDFRTTLVVASVIPLGIVGGIVALLISGYTLSFTAMIGFVALVGIEIKTSILLVDFTDQLRRKGMNLDDAIQKAGEIRFLPIVLTTLTAIGGLLPLALQGSGLYSPLAWVIIGGLVSSTLIARLVTPVLYKMLAPTL